A genomic window from Aethina tumida isolate Nest 87 chromosome 4, icAetTumi1.1, whole genome shotgun sequence includes:
- the LOC109601495 gene encoding dynamin-like 120 kDa protein, mitochondrial isoform X3, with protein MEHVVRGKFGRIVFSTYSHNPLKYGPQKCCQRGVCTLWGGRTLDRARPLLHQQYKYQRREYGMLVVRALRGVLKIRYLLLGGAVAGGGALNKKYNEWKDGLPDLKWLDDVLPDTEKFQEWRVNLIDFKDSVKDNIQIDPRLKALSEAKYNQFRNWFDTRLDNAIAAAEKHNNKLPEPVEEAKQDLKDKTVVYARPFAQESNEEKLRRDTQTRLNNIQDEMMQTQIKYQKELERLEKENKELRKQNLLLKQGRKPSTRKVKRSLIDMYSEVLDELADFDSGYNTQDQLPRVVVVGDQSSGKTSVLEMIAQARIFPRGAGEMMTRAPVKVTLSEGPYHVAQFRDSSREFDLTKESDLADLRREVELRMRNSVKGGKTVSSEVISMTVKGPGLQRMVLVDLPGIISTVTTDMAADTRESIKLMTQTYMNNPNAIILCIQDGAVDAERSNVTDLVASCDPNGKRTIFVLTKVDMAEQNLADPNRIRKILSGKLFPMKALGYFAVVTGRGRKEDSIQTIKDYEEDFFRSSKLFKDGVIKSTQVTTRNLSLAVADCFWKMVRETVEQQADAFKARRFNLESEWKNNFPRLREQDRDELFDRARAEILDEIVNLSQVSPKQWDERLMNKIWEKVSDHVFENIYLPAAQTGSAETFNTAVDIKLRQWAQNELPAQSVESGWESLRTEFEQFMKKAASAPNHDDLFDQLKEAVVTEAMRRHSWEDKASEMLRVIQLNALEDRTIVDKRDWDAAVKFLESSLKEKLKGSELYLKQLLGPSLKERWLYWKGQSETEVKRHAVKGELDKVLYSNDKHPPTLTYDELTTIKNNLKRTNVDVDADFIREVWHAVYRRHFLNNSLIRTYDCRKSYYLYHQQLDVDCADVVLFHRIQQMMKVTSNALRQQITNREARRLDKEIKEVLEDYGQDNDKKVKLLTGRRVTLAEELKRVRQIQEKLEEFIQALNKEK; from the exons ATGGAGCACGTTGTCAGAGGGAAATTCGG GCGAATTGTGTTCAGCACTTACTCGCACAATCCCCTTAAGTATGGGCCGCAGAAGTGTTGTCAGCGGGGCGTTTGCACTCTGTGGGGTGGCAGAACGTTGGACAGGGCCAGACCTCTATTACACCAACAGTACAAATACCAAAGAAGGGAATATGGAATGTTGGTTGTGAGGGCACTTAGGGGGGTGTTGAAGATACGATATTTACTGCTGGGAGGGGCAGTAGCTGGTGGTGGAGCTTTGAACAAG AAATACAATGAATGGAAGGATGGACTACCAGATTTAAAGTGGTTGGATGATGTCTTACCAGACACAGAAAAATTCCAGGAATGGAGAgtgaatttaattgattttaaagacTCTGTCAAggataatatacaaattg ATCCCAGACTTAAAGCTTTGTCTGAGGCAAAGTACAATCAATTTAGGAACTGGTTTGACACTAGATTAGATAATGCCATTGCAGCAGCtgaaaaacacaataataaattaccagaACCAGTTGAGG AGGCTAAACAGGACTTAAAAGACAAAACAGTGGTTTATGCCAGACCGTTTGCGCAGGAATCAAACGAGGAGAAACTCAGAAGGGACACCCAAACAAGACTCAATAACATTCAGGATGAAATGATGCAAACCCAAATTAAATATCAGAAAGAACTGGAACGGTTAGAGAAGGAGAACAAGGAACTGCGCAAGCAGAATTTGTTGTTGAAACAAGGTCGCAAACCCAGCACTAGAAAGGTGAAAAGGAGCCTCATCGACATGTACAGCGAAGTACTGGACGAACTGGCCGACTTCGACAGCGGTTACAACACGCAAGACCAGTTGCCTCGAGTTGTGGTGGTCGGTGATCAAAGCAGCGGCAAAACGTCGGTGCTGGAGATGATTGCCCAGGCCAGAATCTTCCCCAGAGGGGCTGGAGAAATGATGACAAG GGCACCAGTAAAAGTCACTTTATCTGAAGGACCTTATCATGTGGCTCAATTCAGGGACTCCTCAAGGGAATTTGACTTGACCAAGGAGTCGGATTTGGCCGATTTGCGGAGAGAAGTCGAGTTGAGGATGAGGAACAGCGTGAAAGGCGGGAAAACCGTTTCAAGTGAAGTCATATCAATGACTGTAAAAGGGCCAGGACTTCAAAGAATGGTTCTTGTTGATCTCCCTGGAATTATATCA ACTGTAACAACTGACATGGCTGCAGATACTCGCGAGAGCATAAAACTGATGACTCAGACTTACATGAACAATCCCAATgcaataattttgtgtatacAA GATGGTGCTGTGGATGCTGAAAGAAGTAATGTAACTGATTTGGTGGCTAGTTGTGATCCCAATggtaaaagaacaattttcgTGTTAACAAAAGTGGACATGGCTGAACAAAACCTGGCTGATCCCAACAGA ATAAGAAAAATTCTCTCAGGTAAACTGTTCCCAATGAAAGCCTTGGGATATTTTGCTGTGGTCACTGGAAGGGGCAGGAAAGAAGACTCAATTCAAACCATCAAGGATTATGAGGAAGATTTCTTCAGGAGctccaaattatttaa ggaTGGCGTGATCAAATCAACGCAGGTGACGACCAGAAACCTGAGTCTGGCGGTCGCCGACTGCTTCTGGAAAATGGTCCGAGAAACTGTGGAACAACAGGCGGACGCCTTCAAAGCTAGACGCTTCAATCTGGAGTCCGAGTGGAAGAACAACTTCCCGCGTCTCAGAGAACAGGATCGGGACGAGCTGTTCGACCGAGCACGGGCGGAAATCCTCGACGAGATCGTCAACCTATCCCAAGTCAGTCCGAAACAGTGGGACGAACGGTTGATGAACAAGATCTGGGAGAAAGTTTCGGACCACGTGTTCGAGAACATTTACTTGCCGGCTGCTCAAACGGGCAGTGCGGAGACGTTCAACACCGCCGTTGATATTAAACTAAGACAGTGGGCTCAGAATGAATTGCCTGCCCAGTCCGTTGAATCGGGCTGGGAAAGCCTACGAACTGAGTTTGAGCAGTTCATGAAGAAAGCCGCTTCAGCACCCAATCACGACGATCTGTTTGATCAGTTGAAGGAGGCTGTTGTCACTGAGGCTATGCGCCGGCATTCCTGGGAGGACAAGGCGTCGGAAATGCTCAGAGTTATTCAATTGAACGCTTTGGAAGATAGGACAATTGTTGATAAAAGGGATTGGGATGCAGCAGTTAAATTCCTGGAGTCCAGTCTCAAGGAGAAGCTGAAAGGTAGTGAGTTGTATCTGAAACAACTGTTGGGGCCTTCCCTGAAAGAGAGGTGGTTGTACTGGAAGGGTCAATCGGAAACAGAGGTGAAACGACACGCTGTTAAAGGAGAATTGGATAAGGTTCTTTACTCAAATGat aaACATCCTCCAACATTAACCTATGATGAACTGactacaattaaaaacaatttgaaacgCACCAACGTTGATGTAGACGCCGATTTTATCAGGGAGGTCTGGCATGCTGTTTATAGGAGACATTTCTTAAACAACTCCCTAATAAGGACTTACGATTGTCGGAAGTCTTATTATTTGTACCACCAGCAGTTGGATGTTGACTGTGCTGATGTTGTTCTATTCCACAGAATACAACAAATGATGAAAGTCACTTCAAATGCTCTTAGACAACAAATTACCAATAGAGAAG CAAGGAGACTTGATAAAGAAATCAAGGAAGTCTTAGAAGATTATGGTCAAGATAATGACAAAAAAGTTAAGTTATTGACGGGTAGAAGAGTTACATTAGCAGAAGAATTAA aacgTGTGAGACAGATTCAAGAAAAACTGGAAGAATTTATACAAGcactaaacaaagaaaaataa
- the LOC109601480 gene encoding splicing factor 45, with protein sequence MSLYDDLDLKTRTTENVQGWSSGIKLLQSQMQLKKATVTQPKREATRKASLAPVIDLKTKREEDEPLTFTKTKTEPNWPILSNPSTYGSDLDWNVVDEYDPLWPNEYEKEVKDMRDRRERDRDRERERDRERDRPRDVEKEEKRKERRRKSRFNDPEDSPPPVAAPQMSQPPIGSGFAGRWAEEDEMEPIQKQSRPTGGVAIAPPPSLQEAIESAPVFPNKPQPVVNYGASSIAAKIMAKYGFKEGQGLGKQEQGMASALQVEKTSKRGGRIIHEKEIMPPPTTVEVEQPQPQTITEIMKNPSKVVLLKNMVGPGEVDDDLEPEVKDECNTKYGPVASVIIHEIPTEDSEEAVRIFVEFLRIESAIKAVVDLNGRFFGGRQVKATFYDTEKFDNLQLMD encoded by the exons ATGTCATTGTACGACGATTTAGATCTAAAAACTAGAACCACAGAAAACGTCCAGGGATGGTCGTCGGGCATAAAGCTGCTGCAGTCGCAAATGCAGCTAAAAAAGGCGACAGTAACACAGCCAAAGCGAGAAGCAACACGAAAGGCAAGTTTGGCGCCGGTTATCGACTTGAAAACAAAACGCGAGGAGGACGAGCCATTAACATTCACTAAAACCAAAACGGAGCCGAACTGGCCTATATTAAGTAATCCAAGTACGTACGGAAGTGATCTGGACTGGAATGTTGTGGATGAGTATGATCCTCTTTGGCCAAATGAATATGAAAAAGAGGTGAAAGATATGAGAGACAGGCGAGAGAGGGATCGAGATCGTGAACGGGAGAGGGACAGGGAAAGGGACAGACCTAGAGATGTTGAAAAAGAGGAGAAGAGGAAGGAACGGCGGCGGAAATCTAGATTTAATGATCCTGAGGATAGTCCTCCTCCTGTTGCGGCCCCACAAATGAGTCAACCACCCATTGGAAGTGGATTTGCAG gTCGTTGGGCTGAAGAGGATGAAATGGAGCCAATACAAAAACAGTCTAGACCAACTGGTGGAGTGGCAATAGCCCCACCCCCCAGTTTGCAAGAGGCGATCGAATCCGCCCCAGTATTCCCCAACAAACCCCAACCAGTCGTTAATTACGGTGCAAGTTCCATAGCAGCTAAAATAATGGCCAAGTATGGATTTAAAGAGGGTCAAGGCTTGGGTAAGCAGGAGCAGGGGATGGCCAGTGCTTTGCAGGTGGAGAAGACTTCGAAGAGGGGCGGTAGAATTATACACGAAAAGGAAATTATGCCGCCTCCAACGACTGTGGAAGTGGAGCAGCCACAACCACAGACTATTacagaaataatgaaaaatcccAGTAAA GtggttcttttaaaaaatatggtggGTCCAGGGGAGGTGGATGATGATCTAGAACCAGAAGTTAAAGATGAATGCAACACGAAATATGGACCAGTGGCGAGTGTTATTATTCACGAAATTCCCACAGAAGATTCAGAAGAAGCAGTTCGAATATTTGTCGAGTTTTTGCGCATTGAAAGTGCGATAAAGGCGGTGGTTGACTTGAACGGTAGATTTTTCGGGGGCAGGCAGGTGAAAGCAACATTTTATGACAccgaaaaatttgataatttgcaattaatggattaa
- the LOC109601488 gene encoding 28S ribosomal protein S22, mitochondrial: MALLRHLTKKLVLNSLKTDSNYKFNNTCVTCIRLLNYTPKEYDNKSDPAPLFFNKEVQSLLRTLTRVDLSKVFRKRKLGDKVPADPEYQFMTDEQLEEAFQEAQKKADELLQIPPVLAIHEPSSKVYSVDPALQGLETSRLVFTDITFGLKDTERLIVVREPDGTLKDAEWEVRNRVNQIYFPRKGRSIKAPRVFEDNYLEDLLKRKEYEFILDLACVHFEPNERDYQRVTSITYQYLNDNHDFELLRSTRHFGALTFFLVWNRQIDNLLLDLIETSHIDEANNLLELYGKVHNMKYDSDGKLKAVRQFIEKDSTKKGALELAIQAYEDVQRQKEELEKGIKAAHGLS, translated from the exons ATGGCTTTACTGCggcatttaacaaaaaaactgGTGCTCAACAGCCTGAAGACCGAcagtaattacaaatttaataatacctgTGTGACATGTATTCGTTTACTAAATTATACTCCAAAGGAGTACG ACAACAAATCGGATCCCGCacctttatttttcaacaaagaaGTCCAATCATTATTAAGAACTCTCACCAGAGTCGACTTGTCGAAAGTGTTTAGAAAAAGAAAACTTGGGGACAAAGTACCAGCAGATCCAGAGTACCAGTTCATGACTGATGAGCAGTTGGAAGAGGCCTTTCAAGAAGCACAAAAGAAAGCAGATGAGTTGCTACAAATTCCACCAGTTTTGGCTATTCATGAGCCTTCAAGCAAAGTGTATTCAGTAGATCCTGCTCTGCAGGGCTTAGAAACAAGTCGGTTAGTATTTACTGATATTACCTTTGGGTTGAAAGACACTGAAAGGTTGATTGTGGTGAGAGAACCTGATGGCACTTTAAAAGATGCTGAGTGGGAAGTGAGGAATAgggtaaatcaaatttacttccCAAGGAAAGGGAGGAGTATTAAAGCTCCAAGGGTCTTTGAAGATAACTATTTAGAGGATTTGTTAAAAAGGAAAGAGTATGagtttatattagatttggCATGTGTTCATTTTGAGCCCAATGAGAGGGACTATCAGAGGGTCACTTCTATTACTTACCAATATCTTAATGATAACCATGATTTTGAGCTGCTCAGGTCTACTAGACATTTTGGAGCCTTAACATTCTTCCTAGTATGGAACAGGCAAATTGACAATCTGTTGCttgatttaattgaaacttCTCATATTGATGAAGCCAACAATTTATTAGAACTGTATGGAAAAGtacataatatgaaatatgatagTGATGGAAAGTTAAAAGCTGTTAGACAGTTCATTGAAAAAGATTCCACAAAGAAGGGAGCTTTGGAGCTTGCCATTCAAGCTTATGAAGATGTTCAAAGGCAGAAGGAAGAACTGGAGAAAGGCATTAAAGCTGCACATGGTTTAAGTTAA
- the LOC109601495 gene encoding dynamin-like 120 kDa protein, mitochondrial isoform X2 has product MEHVVRGKFGRIVFSTYSHNPLKYGPQKCCQRGVCTLWGGRTLDRARPLLHQQYKYQRREYGMLVVRALRGVLKIRYLLLGGAVAGGGALNKKYNEWKDGLPDLKWLDDVLPDTEKFQEWRVNLIDFKDSVKDNIQIDPRLKALSEAKYNQFRNWFDTRLDNAIAAAEKHNNKLPEPVEGVFATLSDYVDRMYSEAKQDLKDKTVVYARPFAQESNEEKLRRDTQTRLNNIQDEMMQTQIKYQKELERLEKENKELRKQNLLLKQGRKPSTRKVKRSLIDMYSEVLDELADFDSGYNTQDQLPRVVVVGDQSSGKTSVLEMIAQARIFPRGAGEMMTRAPVKVTLSEGPYHVAQFRDSSREFDLTKESDLADLRREVELRMRNSVKGGKTVSSEVISMTVKGPGLQRMVLVDLPGIISTVTTDMAADTRESIKLMTQTYMNNPNAIILCIQDGAVDAERSNVTDLVASCDPNGKRTIFVLTKVDMAEQNLADPNRIRKILSGKLFPMKALGYFAVVTGRGRKEDSIQTIKDYEEDFFRSSKLFKDGVIKSTQVTTRNLSLAVADCFWKMVRETVEQQADAFKARRFNLESEWKNNFPRLREQDRDELFDRARAEILDEIVNLSQVSPKQWDERLMNKIWEKVSDHVFENIYLPAAQTGSAETFNTAVDIKLRQWAQNELPAQSVESGWESLRTEFEQFMKKAASAPNHDDLFDQLKEAVVTEAMRRHSWEDKASEMLRVIQLNALEDRTIVDKRDWDAAVKFLESSLKEKLKGSELYLKQLLGPSLKERWLYWKGQSETEVKRHAVKGELDKVLYSNDKHPPTLTYDELTTIKNNLKRTNVDVDADFIREVWHAVYRRHFLNNSLIRTYDCRKSYYLYHQQLDVDCADVVLFHRIQQMMKVTSNALRQQITNREARRLDKEIKEVLEDYGQDNDKKVKLLTGRRVTLAEELKRVRQIQEKLEEFIQALNKEK; this is encoded by the exons ATGGAGCACGTTGTCAGAGGGAAATTCGG GCGAATTGTGTTCAGCACTTACTCGCACAATCCCCTTAAGTATGGGCCGCAGAAGTGTTGTCAGCGGGGCGTTTGCACTCTGTGGGGTGGCAGAACGTTGGACAGGGCCAGACCTCTATTACACCAACAGTACAAATACCAAAGAAGGGAATATGGAATGTTGGTTGTGAGGGCACTTAGGGGGGTGTTGAAGATACGATATTTACTGCTGGGAGGGGCAGTAGCTGGTGGTGGAGCTTTGAACAAG AAATACAATGAATGGAAGGATGGACTACCAGATTTAAAGTGGTTGGATGATGTCTTACCAGACACAGAAAAATTCCAGGAATGGAGAgtgaatttaattgattttaaagacTCTGTCAAggataatatacaaattg ATCCCAGACTTAAAGCTTTGTCTGAGGCAAAGTACAATCAATTTAGGAACTGGTTTGACACTAGATTAGATAATGCCATTGCAGCAGCtgaaaaacacaataataaattaccagaACCAGTTGAGG GTGTTTTCGCTACCCTTTCGGATTATGTAGACAGAATGTACTCAG AGGCTAAACAGGACTTAAAAGACAAAACAGTGGTTTATGCCAGACCGTTTGCGCAGGAATCAAACGAGGAGAAACTCAGAAGGGACACCCAAACAAGACTCAATAACATTCAGGATGAAATGATGCAAACCCAAATTAAATATCAGAAAGAACTGGAACGGTTAGAGAAGGAGAACAAGGAACTGCGCAAGCAGAATTTGTTGTTGAAACAAGGTCGCAAACCCAGCACTAGAAAGGTGAAAAGGAGCCTCATCGACATGTACAGCGAAGTACTGGACGAACTGGCCGACTTCGACAGCGGTTACAACACGCAAGACCAGTTGCCTCGAGTTGTGGTGGTCGGTGATCAAAGCAGCGGCAAAACGTCGGTGCTGGAGATGATTGCCCAGGCCAGAATCTTCCCCAGAGGGGCTGGAGAAATGATGACAAG GGCACCAGTAAAAGTCACTTTATCTGAAGGACCTTATCATGTGGCTCAATTCAGGGACTCCTCAAGGGAATTTGACTTGACCAAGGAGTCGGATTTGGCCGATTTGCGGAGAGAAGTCGAGTTGAGGATGAGGAACAGCGTGAAAGGCGGGAAAACCGTTTCAAGTGAAGTCATATCAATGACTGTAAAAGGGCCAGGACTTCAAAGAATGGTTCTTGTTGATCTCCCTGGAATTATATCA ACTGTAACAACTGACATGGCTGCAGATACTCGCGAGAGCATAAAACTGATGACTCAGACTTACATGAACAATCCCAATgcaataattttgtgtatacAA GATGGTGCTGTGGATGCTGAAAGAAGTAATGTAACTGATTTGGTGGCTAGTTGTGATCCCAATggtaaaagaacaattttcgTGTTAACAAAAGTGGACATGGCTGAACAAAACCTGGCTGATCCCAACAGA ATAAGAAAAATTCTCTCAGGTAAACTGTTCCCAATGAAAGCCTTGGGATATTTTGCTGTGGTCACTGGAAGGGGCAGGAAAGAAGACTCAATTCAAACCATCAAGGATTATGAGGAAGATTTCTTCAGGAGctccaaattatttaa ggaTGGCGTGATCAAATCAACGCAGGTGACGACCAGAAACCTGAGTCTGGCGGTCGCCGACTGCTTCTGGAAAATGGTCCGAGAAACTGTGGAACAACAGGCGGACGCCTTCAAAGCTAGACGCTTCAATCTGGAGTCCGAGTGGAAGAACAACTTCCCGCGTCTCAGAGAACAGGATCGGGACGAGCTGTTCGACCGAGCACGGGCGGAAATCCTCGACGAGATCGTCAACCTATCCCAAGTCAGTCCGAAACAGTGGGACGAACGGTTGATGAACAAGATCTGGGAGAAAGTTTCGGACCACGTGTTCGAGAACATTTACTTGCCGGCTGCTCAAACGGGCAGTGCGGAGACGTTCAACACCGCCGTTGATATTAAACTAAGACAGTGGGCTCAGAATGAATTGCCTGCCCAGTCCGTTGAATCGGGCTGGGAAAGCCTACGAACTGAGTTTGAGCAGTTCATGAAGAAAGCCGCTTCAGCACCCAATCACGACGATCTGTTTGATCAGTTGAAGGAGGCTGTTGTCACTGAGGCTATGCGCCGGCATTCCTGGGAGGACAAGGCGTCGGAAATGCTCAGAGTTATTCAATTGAACGCTTTGGAAGATAGGACAATTGTTGATAAAAGGGATTGGGATGCAGCAGTTAAATTCCTGGAGTCCAGTCTCAAGGAGAAGCTGAAAGGTAGTGAGTTGTATCTGAAACAACTGTTGGGGCCTTCCCTGAAAGAGAGGTGGTTGTACTGGAAGGGTCAATCGGAAACAGAGGTGAAACGACACGCTGTTAAAGGAGAATTGGATAAGGTTCTTTACTCAAATGat aaACATCCTCCAACATTAACCTATGATGAACTGactacaattaaaaacaatttgaaacgCACCAACGTTGATGTAGACGCCGATTTTATCAGGGAGGTCTGGCATGCTGTTTATAGGAGACATTTCTTAAACAACTCCCTAATAAGGACTTACGATTGTCGGAAGTCTTATTATTTGTACCACCAGCAGTTGGATGTTGACTGTGCTGATGTTGTTCTATTCCACAGAATACAACAAATGATGAAAGTCACTTCAAATGCTCTTAGACAACAAATTACCAATAGAGAAG CAAGGAGACTTGATAAAGAAATCAAGGAAGTCTTAGAAGATTATGGTCAAGATAATGACAAAAAAGTTAAGTTATTGACGGGTAGAAGAGTTACATTAGCAGAAGAATTAA aacgTGTGAGACAGATTCAAGAAAAACTGGAAGAATTTATACAAGcactaaacaaagaaaaataa
- the LOC109601495 gene encoding dynamin-like 120 kDa protein, mitochondrial isoform X1: MEHVVRGKFGRIVFSTYSHNPLKYGPQKCCQRGVCTLWGGRTLDRARPLLHQQYKYQRREYGMLVVRALRGVLKIRYLLLGGAVAGGGALNKKYNEWKDGLPDLKWLDDVLPDTEKFQEWRVNLIDFKDSVKDNIQIDPRLKALSEAKYNQFRNWFDTRLDNAIAAAEKHNNKLPEPVEGVFATLSDYVDRMYSVISEAKQDLKDKTVVYARPFAQESNEEKLRRDTQTRLNNIQDEMMQTQIKYQKELERLEKENKELRKQNLLLKQGRKPSTRKVKRSLIDMYSEVLDELADFDSGYNTQDQLPRVVVVGDQSSGKTSVLEMIAQARIFPRGAGEMMTRAPVKVTLSEGPYHVAQFRDSSREFDLTKESDLADLRREVELRMRNSVKGGKTVSSEVISMTVKGPGLQRMVLVDLPGIISTVTTDMAADTRESIKLMTQTYMNNPNAIILCIQDGAVDAERSNVTDLVASCDPNGKRTIFVLTKVDMAEQNLADPNRIRKILSGKLFPMKALGYFAVVTGRGRKEDSIQTIKDYEEDFFRSSKLFKDGVIKSTQVTTRNLSLAVADCFWKMVRETVEQQADAFKARRFNLESEWKNNFPRLREQDRDELFDRARAEILDEIVNLSQVSPKQWDERLMNKIWEKVSDHVFENIYLPAAQTGSAETFNTAVDIKLRQWAQNELPAQSVESGWESLRTEFEQFMKKAASAPNHDDLFDQLKEAVVTEAMRRHSWEDKASEMLRVIQLNALEDRTIVDKRDWDAAVKFLESSLKEKLKGSELYLKQLLGPSLKERWLYWKGQSETEVKRHAVKGELDKVLYSNDKHPPTLTYDELTTIKNNLKRTNVDVDADFIREVWHAVYRRHFLNNSLIRTYDCRKSYYLYHQQLDVDCADVVLFHRIQQMMKVTSNALRQQITNREARRLDKEIKEVLEDYGQDNDKKVKLLTGRRVTLAEELKRVRQIQEKLEEFIQALNKEK; encoded by the exons ATGGAGCACGTTGTCAGAGGGAAATTCGG GCGAATTGTGTTCAGCACTTACTCGCACAATCCCCTTAAGTATGGGCCGCAGAAGTGTTGTCAGCGGGGCGTTTGCACTCTGTGGGGTGGCAGAACGTTGGACAGGGCCAGACCTCTATTACACCAACAGTACAAATACCAAAGAAGGGAATATGGAATGTTGGTTGTGAGGGCACTTAGGGGGGTGTTGAAGATACGATATTTACTGCTGGGAGGGGCAGTAGCTGGTGGTGGAGCTTTGAACAAG AAATACAATGAATGGAAGGATGGACTACCAGATTTAAAGTGGTTGGATGATGTCTTACCAGACACAGAAAAATTCCAGGAATGGAGAgtgaatttaattgattttaaagacTCTGTCAAggataatatacaaattg ATCCCAGACTTAAAGCTTTGTCTGAGGCAAAGTACAATCAATTTAGGAACTGGTTTGACACTAGATTAGATAATGCCATTGCAGCAGCtgaaaaacacaataataaattaccagaACCAGTTGAGG GTGTTTTCGCTACCCTTTCGGATTATGTAGACAGAATGTACTCAG TAATTTCAGAGGCTAAACAGGACTTAAAAGACAAAACAGTGGTTTATGCCAGACCGTTTGCGCAGGAATCAAACGAGGAGAAACTCAGAAGGGACACCCAAACAAGACTCAATAACATTCAGGATGAAATGATGCAAACCCAAATTAAATATCAGAAAGAACTGGAACGGTTAGAGAAGGAGAACAAGGAACTGCGCAAGCAGAATTTGTTGTTGAAACAAGGTCGCAAACCCAGCACTAGAAAGGTGAAAAGGAGCCTCATCGACATGTACAGCGAAGTACTGGACGAACTGGCCGACTTCGACAGCGGTTACAACACGCAAGACCAGTTGCCTCGAGTTGTGGTGGTCGGTGATCAAAGCAGCGGCAAAACGTCGGTGCTGGAGATGATTGCCCAGGCCAGAATCTTCCCCAGAGGGGCTGGAGAAATGATGACAAG GGCACCAGTAAAAGTCACTTTATCTGAAGGACCTTATCATGTGGCTCAATTCAGGGACTCCTCAAGGGAATTTGACTTGACCAAGGAGTCGGATTTGGCCGATTTGCGGAGAGAAGTCGAGTTGAGGATGAGGAACAGCGTGAAAGGCGGGAAAACCGTTTCAAGTGAAGTCATATCAATGACTGTAAAAGGGCCAGGACTTCAAAGAATGGTTCTTGTTGATCTCCCTGGAATTATATCA ACTGTAACAACTGACATGGCTGCAGATACTCGCGAGAGCATAAAACTGATGACTCAGACTTACATGAACAATCCCAATgcaataattttgtgtatacAA GATGGTGCTGTGGATGCTGAAAGAAGTAATGTAACTGATTTGGTGGCTAGTTGTGATCCCAATggtaaaagaacaattttcgTGTTAACAAAAGTGGACATGGCTGAACAAAACCTGGCTGATCCCAACAGA ATAAGAAAAATTCTCTCAGGTAAACTGTTCCCAATGAAAGCCTTGGGATATTTTGCTGTGGTCACTGGAAGGGGCAGGAAAGAAGACTCAATTCAAACCATCAAGGATTATGAGGAAGATTTCTTCAGGAGctccaaattatttaa ggaTGGCGTGATCAAATCAACGCAGGTGACGACCAGAAACCTGAGTCTGGCGGTCGCCGACTGCTTCTGGAAAATGGTCCGAGAAACTGTGGAACAACAGGCGGACGCCTTCAAAGCTAGACGCTTCAATCTGGAGTCCGAGTGGAAGAACAACTTCCCGCGTCTCAGAGAACAGGATCGGGACGAGCTGTTCGACCGAGCACGGGCGGAAATCCTCGACGAGATCGTCAACCTATCCCAAGTCAGTCCGAAACAGTGGGACGAACGGTTGATGAACAAGATCTGGGAGAAAGTTTCGGACCACGTGTTCGAGAACATTTACTTGCCGGCTGCTCAAACGGGCAGTGCGGAGACGTTCAACACCGCCGTTGATATTAAACTAAGACAGTGGGCTCAGAATGAATTGCCTGCCCAGTCCGTTGAATCGGGCTGGGAAAGCCTACGAACTGAGTTTGAGCAGTTCATGAAGAAAGCCGCTTCAGCACCCAATCACGACGATCTGTTTGATCAGTTGAAGGAGGCTGTTGTCACTGAGGCTATGCGCCGGCATTCCTGGGAGGACAAGGCGTCGGAAATGCTCAGAGTTATTCAATTGAACGCTTTGGAAGATAGGACAATTGTTGATAAAAGGGATTGGGATGCAGCAGTTAAATTCCTGGAGTCCAGTCTCAAGGAGAAGCTGAAAGGTAGTGAGTTGTATCTGAAACAACTGTTGGGGCCTTCCCTGAAAGAGAGGTGGTTGTACTGGAAGGGTCAATCGGAAACAGAGGTGAAACGACACGCTGTTAAAGGAGAATTGGATAAGGTTCTTTACTCAAATGat aaACATCCTCCAACATTAACCTATGATGAACTGactacaattaaaaacaatttgaaacgCACCAACGTTGATGTAGACGCCGATTTTATCAGGGAGGTCTGGCATGCTGTTTATAGGAGACATTTCTTAAACAACTCCCTAATAAGGACTTACGATTGTCGGAAGTCTTATTATTTGTACCACCAGCAGTTGGATGTTGACTGTGCTGATGTTGTTCTATTCCACAGAATACAACAAATGATGAAAGTCACTTCAAATGCTCTTAGACAACAAATTACCAATAGAGAAG CAAGGAGACTTGATAAAGAAATCAAGGAAGTCTTAGAAGATTATGGTCAAGATAATGACAAAAAAGTTAAGTTATTGACGGGTAGAAGAGTTACATTAGCAGAAGAATTAA aacgTGTGAGACAGATTCAAGAAAAACTGGAAGAATTTATACAAGcactaaacaaagaaaaataa